Genomic window (Streptomyces liliiviolaceus):
GCAGCCATAGCACGCCGGCGTCCCGCATCGTCCGGAGGAGCTGCTGCTTGCCGGCCCAGTCCAGGCCCTCGAACCGCTTCTCGCCGAGGTAGCAGAACTCGCAGTCGTAGTCGCAGCCGAGGTTGATCTCCCAGGACGCCTTCCCGTACCCGTACGGCGACCGTTCACGGACAAGGACGACGTCACCCACCGGTGAGTCGGGCAGCCCCGTGCCCCACGCCTGCCGCGCGGCCTCGACGAGCCAGGCCGGTACGCGCTCGCCTTCCGCGCTCGCGCTGCGCAGTTCCTCGTATCGGGCCTCGGGAATGCGCACACCGGCCGCGCGACCCGGCTGGAGGAGGAGAAACTGCGCGAGGAACGGGCTGGCCACGAGCCGTACGGGGGCGGCGTCGAAGGGAGCCTGCGGGTTCGTGCTCGTCGTTGTCATGAGACCTCCGCGGGACGGTGAAAGATGGGGTCACGGCTTCCACCACGCCCTCCAGGGGCGGGTGATGATCTCCCGGTACGTGTGGTGCGACGGGTTGCGGCCGCCGTGGGCCAGCACCCACTCCTGCGGGGCGGAGTAGTCGCCGTGCACCGGAGAGGTCTCGCCGCAGACCGCGCACTGCATCGCGTAGCTGGTCGGCTCGGCGTCCGGTTCGCGGTCGGGCTGGAGCGTCCACTCCTGGTGGCGGACGACGCCACGGATGCTCATCGGCCGGCCTCCCCGGCGAGGCTGCTGAGTCCCGTCACGGACAGTGCCGTCGCGAGCTCCGCC
Coding sequences:
- a CDS encoding DUF7848 domain-containing protein, giving the protein MSIRGVVRHQEWTLQPDREPDAEPTSYAMQCAVCGETSPVHGDYSAPQEWVLAHGGRNPSHHTYREIITRPWRAWWKP